The nucleotide sequence TAAGAGGTAGCAGAAAAACATGTGGAAATTAGAAAGATTTCAGTATTGTAACAGTCCTTAGAATCCTGATCCCTCATCCATTGTGCCTCACTCTAGTGAGGTAGTAATTGGAATCTGGAAAGGCATCCTTCCTTTTATTCAGAATCATGGGCTTTGCCAAAGAAATGGGAAAGGTTAATGATTAAATTTGGGAGTTAGGTGGATTTGGGTTTGAATCATAGTTTTGTCACttgctagctctgtgaccttggacaagtatTTTAACTTTCAAAGCATCAGTACGTCATCTATTAAGTGAAGATGATAGAACCCCCTCTTAGCATTGTCCTACAGTTAAATGAAAGTGTAGTAAAATACTTAACCTGCTACTTGGCAAATGAGTGTTTAATGAACAACAGCTGTGAATTTTATTTCTAAGGGTTTCCAGACTGTGCTGCCTCATTTCCTGAGACTCTCCCCTGTCTGGgaagtatttctttataaattttctcaCGTTTACTTTAGTTTTCTTACAGTATTTGTTGGGGTTACTTTTAATCTACCAATGTTGCATGATGTCCCAAACTATCTTTAGAGACTAGAAGCATTCTGAGTCTTAGGCTAAGTGGGCCTAGCCTCCAATCTGAAACAGGAACAAAAAGGATAtcctttaaaatgttaaaagtcaTCTGCAACCTCATATCATTGATTGTTTTACTCAAAACTATATTTAAACTAATAGGCACTCTTTTCAACTCCAGAAATTTccaaaggcagaaagaaatgcTAGATTTAGAGTCTACTTAATTTCCCTCTGGTAGCTTCGCAACTCcagatttgggtgggggaggTGTAATTAGGTAAGTTGAGTgctgctctaaaaaaattaaaacatggtaTATTGAAGATTACCCCAGTATACTAAGATAGccttttatctttgcttttcacGTCATTTGTGAATCTAACATTTGTGGCTGTCAGTAGCTTAGTTTTCCTCACTTaattaaagttaattaaaaattttgagaAACCCATCAGAACCTTAATAAGAGCGAGTGCTTATGATAAGCAGTCTGCAGCGTTTGGCCAGGCTTACTTACCAGTTCAGTGGTGTGCTTTCAGACCACAGCCATGCAAGTCAGTTTTATGTTTCACAAAAGTGCAAATAATTACATTACAGACTTCAGTTATCATTCATAAGTAGTCAAAATAAGTATTCAAATgttatgtctacaaaaaaatttattattagatTAGAAATAGCTAATTTAGTTTCCAAAATGAGTTCAAAGTAATACAGTACAAATTATGAATTGTATCAAAAAAGTAGTTATCAGAATCTTTCTCTCACTTAATTTTATTAGAGggggtaattttatttttctagttacaAATTGCCACGTTGCTACAGATGAAAGGGTCTCAAACTGAATTTGAGCAGCAGGAACGGTTGCTTGCCATGTTGGAGCAgaagaatggtgaaataaaaCATCTTTTAGGTGAAATTAGAAATCTGGAGAAATTTAAGGTATGTATAACACTTAAAAAACACACATCCAAATTTTGATTTGAATATCTTaaaatttggtttgttttttaagtttaaattatcaataaatatcttgtgggagatactttgagactaaGTAAATGGCTGTTTCTCCTTATACTTAAACATCCATTGGTGATTCTTGCCTGAAACataattctgtgatgattgctaAATGGGTAATTCCATCACTTCTTCTATATTTATTAGTTGGAATTTTAATAAAGGGACAGAAACGAAAAATCTTTTTCCTCACTTATTCATTTATATCAGTATAGCCTCATGGATTCTTATTTTATCCTATGAGTTATAATCCATTGCTTGCTTTATTTACTCTGATActcaaattgtcccagatttgATAGTCGAAGTGCTCTTACTTGAATACTTCCTTACTCTATGGCACAACAAGGGTTTCCTAGCTCACCTGGCCCACTTCTGGGAGTAGCATTTCTTCAGGGAACATTGGTTTATTTTAGTGGAGAATGGTATTTGTGtaagcatttgtgtgtgtgtgcgtgtgtaagAATTCACCCATGTTTTCTAAATAAGTAGGCAGTTGTCCCAGAGTCATTTGTTAAAAAATCAATCTTGATCCCAGTGATTTGAGTTGACACCTTTATCATACATCAAGTTTCCATATATACTTGAGTCTGTTTCTAAATTTTCTGTCTATGCCATTGGTCTGCTTCTCTGTgtgtcagtaccacactgttttattaattataaaggcTTTTAAGTATGTTTATCTGGTAGGACTATTTCCtcactatactttttatttttcagtgttttcctgTCTATTTTTGAATGTTAGCTTTCATTTACAAACATCTTGTCTGGCACCAAAAAAAGCTTGTTGGCTTTCTATTAAAATTGCATGCAATTTAAGATTTTATAAATTGACTATAGGGAACATTGATATCTTCATTAACCTCCTAATGAACTAAAgttttaaatgacaaatttttgtaaatgttaatAACCTCTTAGGCATTCTAAATTGTAGCCATTAGTATGTCATAAAATCTTAATTAAGTTTACATAACTTTATTTCTGTGTCTTATAAAAACTGTTGAAAGAACTACAAATTTGGTTAAATTGGCAGCCTTATGTTTCCATCAGTGGGCTCAGAACTATACTTTGAAAATTATGGCCTTAAATCAGGGGAATTTTATTTATAACCTGAAATTGTTTCAAGTTTTTAAGCAGATTTACCTTTTTTATCCCACTAGAGAAATGTATAGTTTCCATCAGTCTCAGAAGAGCTTGCACTACATTCTtgcctggggtggggggaagaatcTCAGAAGAGGGGGACACCAGATATAAATGTAAGGCTCTCATCTTCCTTTCATATTTTTCCAGTTTATGGTTTTGTTACAAAGGCCAGAATTTAATCCAGcaggcatttatttttctattttcaaagccAGGAGAGAGAAGGCAGAGCATGTAGGTAAGGCTAGAAGCCTAGGCCTTGTAGTCAGATTTGGGTTCAggttctctcttcttggtttacTTTCATCTGTATTCAgagcctgtttccttatctgtaagagAGGAATGTTAATTATTTACCTACTTCAGAAGGCAGATAAATTAAATGGGTAGTTCTTAGCGTAGTACACGCCAAGGGATATAAATTCAGGAAGTGATGGTGCTATTATTAATAAACATACACTAaccttatttgttatttattttaagtaatacaaacttttgcttttttaagaATTTATATGACAGTATGGAATCTAAGCCTTCAGTCGACTCTGGTACTCTGGAAGATAACACCTATTATACAGATTTACTTCAGATGAAGCTGGATAACTTAAAGTAAGTGTCTGGGTTGGTGGATGGAAAGATGAACATGTCACTTGCTTACTATAGTAGTGTCAGTGACTACAAAGTTTTTTTGAAATTGCCAAAGGAAATTTTCCGAAAAGAAaggtaacaaaaatatctttgtgCAGATATTCATGCGTGAATACATTTGAAAGACTATTTCCTCCTTTGTCCATTTCCTTTCAAGAATgcatgagtattttttaaatttaacactaCTATTGTTAAGgattatttaaattgtttattgtttctttgttactaaaaaccccagaaaaatgtatttttaactaaGAATTCAAATATGCGATGAAATATTTATACCACTATACTTATTATATGCTGTCTTAATACTCGTTGGTTCTCCTTTTTTATTATCATAGCAAAGAAATTGAAAGCACTAAAGGTGAATTGTCCATACAGCGAATGAAAGCATTATTTGAGAGCCAGCGGGCTCTAGATATTGAGCGAAAACTTTTTGCAAATGaaagatgcctccagctttcagAAAGTGAAAATATGAAACTGAGAGCTAAACTAGATGAATTGAAACTAAAATATGAACCTGAAGGTATATATGTctcatatatttttgtcttttaaattacgAGTAATCCTGATAAAttatatcaaattattttcttactgtaGTTTTATGCAACTTTATTACAAACTCATTTGTAGTTATATACCTATAGTTAATAAAGCAAATTTATTGTGTAAAATAGGTAGGAAAATTCAGGGAGAACTGGATACTGGGTGTGCATGAATATAACATGTATCCTTTTTGGATATCTAAATTCATCATACTGTATAGTAGAAACTTGAGATTTGAGACTTTCCCATTTTAAGATTACAGTATTTTATGTCATACCTAATAGTTTAATTATGTTGAAGCAGCTGATGTTTGGAAGCTATACGAGGTAGGACTGTTTATAGAAAATCTAAAGTAATGGAGACTTTAAAAAGGTGGGTCTTTATCTCTGCCTCTGATGGAAGTCTGGAGGAGGCCTTCCAGGACTGGGAAAGCACTCAATGGTATCAAGATTCAGGCTTCTTGTGTTTGTTGGTCTGCTGCCATCCTGTTGAGCAGAATTTAGTCATGCAGTCTCACCTGCTGACAGAAAAGGCTGAGAAATGCAGTCTTGATTCTCAGGGGCCATGTTCCTAACTAAATATTGGGAATTCTTTTATTAAGGAAGAACagtgagccaggcgtggtggctcgtgcctgtaatcccagctcttggggaggcagagggaggaggatagctgtgcccaggaatttgagatttgcttgggcaatatagcaagaccccattctccACCAAAATGGgggggaaaaggaaagaacagtGAAACATATTAGGGAATATCTAGCAAGTCTAGTGACTGAGCTAGAAAGTAGCCTAACCATACAGTCTCTGCATCTTATATACTACAGAGAGTGAagtttactgtatgtaaattcaaaaacaaaaggcCAAGTGTGAAGGAGTCTAAGAATGTGATGGTTCTACAACACCCCTTCCCTAAAAGAGTGTTACATGTTTTAGGTTAAGGATTCTCAACAAGTTTTTGTCCCTGCACTCTGCACATGCCTCAGTCTCTCTTCGTATTGTCTCAGTGAACTGCTATGATTCTCAACAATAGTGGGGAGGTTGCCAAAAATAGGAAGGTTTTTACACAATTTTAAAAGGCTTCTCTTGCTCTTAACTCTTTTTGTTCCTTCCATGATTCTAATAGGCTCCCCTGATTAAGAATTATCCATTATGAATTTCAAACATCTGTTGAACACAGCAAATAGACAGGAGGCAGGGTAGTGAATCCTGATAATGTGGGTTTCAAAGGAGCAGTGCCAGAAAAAGGGGAAATCATGGTCTAAAAGCAACAATGTAGAGCAAAAACAGCAACCCCTTGTGCTACCAGTGTTCCTCAGACTCCACTaacattttgattttgaaaatgaaacacaTCGATAATGGGCATAGGGAAAAGATATTAGAGCAGTTAATTCAGTGGCTGTGTTTATGACCTGTTTAGATAGAATGATACTAGGCCATGAGGATAGAAGGCATTGCAGTAGTCTTTGATGAGACATGATAGGATTGGACTAGGGAAGTATCCATCACAAAAGTAGTCTGATTCTGCTTATATTTTGTAGGTAGAGCTAACAGGCATATATTACCAATATTCAGAAAGTTTGGCCTATTCTTATCATTTAATCCCTCTAGTACACAATACCAAGTGAAGTGGGTGCttttaatccccattttacaggtaaaatgaagctcagagaggttaaataattccCCAAAGACATGGCTGTCACATACAAGGATTAGGATTCGAACCTGGACTCTGCCGCTGTCTCTTCATCTCCACACTGAGATCTTATGAACCACCTTTTTCAAAACACCAAGAGAGAACAGTGAAGCATTCATGCCTAAAGTCAAAATATTGAATTCCCAAGGAAAAATATATagccaaataaactttaaaatagtttatatagATTCCATGATAAAGAATAAAAGGTAGAAACAAACGATGCATTTCAGTGAGGAGATggttgcattttaaaagaatggaaaaaggtaTACATATAACTAGTTCTGGCTTCTTGTGTtgattgtgtctttgttttcttagattttttcttttccccactcGTTTTTATTCTCAGAGACAGTTGAAGTGCCTGTACTGAAAAAGAGGCGTGAGGTGCTCCCTGTGGATATAACCACCGCTAAAGATGCATGTGTCAACAACAGTGCTGTCGGGGCAGAAGTTTATCGATTACCGCCTCAGAAAGAGGAGACACAGTCCTGTCCTAACAGTTTAGAAGATAACAACTTGCAATTAGAAAAATCAGTTTCTATACACACACCAGTAGTCAGTCTCTCTCCTCACAAAAATCTGCCTGTGGATATGCAgctgaagaaggaaaagaaatgtgtgaAACTCATAGGAGTTCCCGCTGACGCTGAGGCCTTAAGTGAAAGAAGTGGAAACACCCCTAACTCTCCCAGGTCAGTGTCCTCTTTTCCTCCAGGCAGCCAGCAGACCTCTCCATCTCTCCTCTCTCGCTGCATGAACTGTGCTGtctgtttctttatctacttTCTTACAATTGCATGCAGTATAATTCCTCAGTTTCATCTACCTACCTTCAACTTTTCCAGAACTTTAAGAAAGACTAAACTGATTGCAAAGGGAAAGGACTCTTGAATAAGGCAATCACATTAAAAAGTTACACGTTTCTGTTTCATGAAAGGGAATATCACAGTTTAACACATCTCTGAATGTTTTATCAGTTTGAATAAATgtactattatttttctcctggttCAAGCATGgccatgaaagaaaaattaacttacTTTCTCAAAGGGCTTTCCAGTAGTCTAAGAAATTTCAGCCTTCTAGGAAACTTAGGTgaattttttatgtcttttgaaTTGCTTATCCTAGGCATTCAAAAATGGGCTTCAATacttattttgacatttttacaTATCAAAGCTAACTCATTTTCATTGTTTCCAAAACTTGAAAGCCTCTAGTTTCTGCATAATTGAGTTTGTGACTAAAAGAAATAGTGTCAGATATGTGTGTCTGAAGGAATTAATGTCCCAAGGGCTTtgtcttaataaaaataattgaggtCAGAAGGTAAGAGGAagtgaatggaagggaaaggtAAGTAGCAATGGCTGAGGCTCGAGTTCTGGATGTGCGCAGCAGGAGAAGTGaatgaggaaattgaagaaagtaaaagaaagatgAAGGATGTCTGCATGCAATGGGATTGTTAGAGgcatttaaaacaaatatctagACATTCAAAAAGATGTGCCAATAGCTAGCCTGGATTATCTCCTATGAAATGAGATGTTGAAAGTGCAACTAGGGCTACCTTAGAGAGTAGAGACAGATTAATAAGACATTTTACTAATGTGCATTTGAGTAGAGAGAGTAAGACAGCCCTGTGTAAAAGGGCTTCCTTATATGTTTTATCTGATTTCTCTCCAAGTCTTCAGTGCTACTAAATGTAATACTCAACAGTAAAAGCACTTTAACAatgttagctgctattattataAGGCATAGTAATTTTATTACTCCCTCCTTGGATTTTTATAGAATATTATAACCTCTGAGTCACATAAAATAAAAGCTTACCATTCTTAAGGAAAAAGTAACTTCAAATGAGTATCTGCCACATACCCATGGTTTCAAAGAGTTCTGAAATGAATCCAGCAGATTATGCCTGTTTATATGTGATGCATTGTATAAACATCCTTGACCAGCGTATATTTCTGGAGGTGGATTTCCAGAATTGATAAGTGCCAGCCTTGCTATCTGTAttgtcttcattcctttttctgcctttttttgcttGATAAAAAATCACTTAAGCAAATGTATGTGGCTAATTGACTCAAGTAGCACGTTGGAAACTTTTTGTCTTGTTcgttaaacaaaaaataaaataccacaaaacatttgtgtgtgtgtgtgtgtgtgagtccaTCTGCTAACTTAAAATGTTTCCGACTCTTTGTTTTCTGCCTGTTTAACTTAGATACACAATCCTAAGATAATTTTGGAACAATAAATATGGCTTTTATTGGGAACTTCACTATTGCATGCTTTACAAAACTAATTGGTGTTCTTGTTACCAAGAATCTTTACATGCCTTTAAGAATCTCTCTactgtttatcttttctttattctactAGTTGAAACtcaattttttaatatgaaacaAATAGACATCTATTCATGCAGCCCAAGATTCCATGTTATTTTTGTCTTGCCTTTTGTATGTCatgttaacattaaaatattGCTGTAACATTTCAGTTTTTGTGTTAGGTGTGCTTATCATGATAGGTGCCctgtcatattttctttaatttaggCCTTGCCatgactttttaaagatattctttagacttaaaaaataattggcccagcgtggtgcctcacacctgtaatcccagcactttgggaggctgaggcaggtggatcacgaggtcaagagatcaagaccatcctgaccaacgtggtgaaaccctgtctctactaaaaatacaaaaattagctgcatgtgggggtgtgcacctatagtcccagctactccggtggctgaggcaggagaatcgcttgaacccgggaggcggaggttgcagtgagccgagatcatgccactgtgctccagcctggtgacagagtgagactctgtctcaaaaagtaataataacaataattgagCCTATTGATATAAAAAGACTTTTAGACAGCCAGTGACTTAATATTCTTACAGTATTAGAGTCaactatattttttttccttgaatacCATGCCTTATTGGAGGCCCATTATACTGGGGGTTTGTTTCTTCAATCCTTCATAACCACATTTGAATTCAGAGTGGATGCTTTAATGCCTGTAGGTTAGCTGCTGAATCAAAGCTTCAAACAGaagttaaagaaggaaaagaaactgcaagcaaattggaaaaagaaaCTTGTAAGAAATCACACCCTATTCTATATGTGTCTTCTAAATCTACTCCAGAGACCCAGTGCCCTCAACAGTAAAGACTTTTCTTTAATAAGAGTACGGTACCACTTGCCTCAAAAGTTACTATGGTGCTTAAGATTGTCTTTATCTGACGTATATCACCTTCTGGGTTATTTACTCATTGTGCCAGGACCTGGCATTTTCACGTGCCTTTGACCAAGTGTTCAGAATTTGCTTGACTCTAACCTGGAGAGCTTCTTAAGTGATGCCCCTTCATGGAGCTTCTATCACAGTGAATAAACTATTAATTGAAGGAAAATGTTATAATTAATGTATCTATTTGCTGCATTGTATATGGATTAAATGATAAAAAACAAGTAATCTACCCTCAGAGCTGTGTATTTGAGAATGCTTCAATCATATTTTCCTGTGTACTTTTTTTTATAAACTTAGTTTTAGACTATGTTGTAAAAATGGGAAGGTTGTAAACTATGTTGTAAAAATAGGAAATGTggctaaaaatatatacattatattgtTTCAGGATTTTGTCAGTGTTTAaagaaccaatgttcatctttgtatttatatacatgaTTTAAATTttgtctaaaattttaaataaaactgcaGTGATTTATCCTTAAATTTCTTACTCTCTATAGGTAACAGGATGTTATCAAAAGGAAGtaaaaagcactttgggaggctgaggcgggtggatcgcttgagcccaggaattcgagaccagcctgggctacatggcaaaaccccatatctacaaaaaattagctgggcatgatggtgcacacctgtagtcccagctactccggaggctgaggtgataggatcatctgagcccagtaaggaggtcgaggctgcagttgagctgtgatcatactactgcactccagcctgggcaacacagcaagaccctgtctcaaaaaaaagtgggggaaataaataaggggaaaaaagaaacctcaGGAATTCTTAATTCccttatgtataattttatatataattttatggttaattatatgtacatatacagatGGTCTCTGACATAACAATGGTTTGACTTAATGATTTTTCGACTTTTCAGTGGTACAAAGACagtatgcattcagtagaaactgtacttcaagTACCCATATAACCATTCTGTTtctcactttcagtacagtactCAATAAATCACATAAGATATTCAACACTTCATGACAAAATagactttgtgttagatgattttgcccagtAGTAAACCAATGTAAGTTTTCTGAGCGCATTTGAGGCAGGCTAGGCTGAGCTATAATGTTCattaggttaggtgtattaaatgcatttttgacttaatattttcaacttatgggTATATCGAATTGTAACCCTGTTGTAGGTCAAGGAGCATctgcatatatacatagatagatagatagatagatagatagatagatagatagatagatagatttaatTCTAAACTTTCCAAATACTCTTTCATTTAAATGATTATAGTTTTACAACAATTTCATATATTCTATAGGTAGGAGAattagggttttccagagaaatagaaccaataggatgtgtgtgtatataaagatTTACTTTCAAGAATTGGTTCACATGGTTGTGGGGGCAAGTCCAAACTTGTAGGGTGGGCCAGCAGACTGGAGATCAGGGAAGGGAAGAGCTGATGAGTTCAAGTCCGAAAGCCATCACACTAAAGACCCAGGGAGATAACTGCCACTGCAGTTCAAGTTCAAAGGCTGGCTGCATCAGAATTTCCCTTTGCTGGGGTAGGTGAGTCTTTCCATCTAGGACTTCAATTCATTGGATGAAACCCATTCACATTAGAGAAGGCAATCTGCTTTaagtccactgatttaaatgCTGATCTCACCCAAAAACATCCTCACAGAAACGTTCAGAATAACACTATAAAGCAATTAGACCTAATAGAAATATGTAGCATACTCCACCCAAAGGAGAATACACCTTCTTAAGTGTACACAGAACATTGTGCAAAACAGACCAATGTTATGCCACAAACCtggtctcaataaattttaaaagttgaaaaagtatCTTgagtacaatggaatgaaattaaaaatcaacaacaaGAAAATCTGGAGAATTCACAAATACTATgtagaaataaaacaatacagtCTTTAAACAGCAgatgaatcaaagaagaaatcactagggaaatattttgaagatgaattttaaaatattttaaaatgagtgaaaatgaaaacacaacaataacaaaacttgTTAAGTGTAGCGAAAGCAAAAGCCCTCAGTGGGGAATTTATATTTGTAGatgcctacatttaaaaaaagaaagctctcaaACTAATAACCTAACTTTATACTTTGAGGAACtaaaacaagaagagaaaactaaaaagcTAAATCCACGgccagcagaaggaagaaaatgagatgagaacaaaaacaaatgaaattgagAACACAAAAACAATGGAATCTATGGAACctaaagttctttgaaaaaatcaaaattaataaacttttagctaga is from Pan troglodytes isolate AG18354 chromosome 4, NHGRI_mPanTro3-v2.0_pri, whole genome shotgun sequence and encodes:
- the SPDL1 gene encoding protein Spindly isoform X1 — encoded protein: MEADIITNLRCRLKEAEEERLKAAQYGLQLVESQNELQNQLDKCRNEMMTMTESYEQEKYTLQREVELKSRMLESLSCECEAIKQQQKMHLEKLEEQLSRSHGQEVNELKTKIEKLKVELDEARLSEKQLKHQVDHQKELLSCKSEELRVMSERVQESMSSEMLALQIELTEMESMKTTLKEEVNELQYRQEQLELLITNLMRQVDRLKEEKEEREKEAVSYYNALEKARVANQDLQVQLDQALQQALDPNSKGNSLFAEVEDRRAAMERQLISMKVKYQSLKKQNVFNREQMQRMKLQIATLLQMKGSQTEFEQQERLLAMLEQKNGEIKHLLGEIRNLEKFKNLYDSMESKPSVDSGTLEDNTYYTDLLQMKLDNLNKEIESTKGELSIQRMKALFESQRALDIERKLFANERCLQLSESENMKLRAKLDELKLKYEPEETVEVPVLKKRREVLPVDITTAKDACVNNSAVGAEVYRLPPQKEETQSCPNSLEDNNLQLEKSVSIHTPVVSLSPHKNLPVDMQLKKEKKCVKLIGVPADAEALSERSGNTPNSPRLAAESKLQTEVKEGKETASKLEKETCNRMLSKGSKKHFGRLRRVDRLSPGIRDQPGLHGKTPYLQKISWA
- the SPDL1 gene encoding protein Spindly (The RefSeq protein has 3 substitutions compared to this genomic sequence); amino-acid sequence: MEADIITNLRCRLKEAEEERLKAAQYGLQLVESQNELQNQLDKCRNEMMTMTESYEQEKYTLQREVELKSRMLESLSCECEAIKQQQKMHLEKLEEQLSRSHGQEVNELKTKIEKLKVELDEARLSEKQLKHQVDHQKELLSCKSEELRVMSERVQESMSSEMLALQIELTEMESMKTTLKEEVNELQYRQEQLELLITNLMRQVDRLKEEKEEREKEAVSYYNALEKARVANQDLQVQLDQALQQALDPNSKGNSLFVEVEDRRAAMERQLISMKVKYQSLKKQNVFNREQMQRMKLQIATLLQMKGPQTEFEQQERLLAMLEQKNGEIKHLLGEIRNLEKFKNLYDSMESKPSVDSGTLEDNTYYTDLLQMKLDNLNKEIESTKGELSIQRMKALFESQRALDIERKLFANERCLQLSESENMKLRAKLDGLKLKYEPEETVEVPVLKKRREVLPVDITTAKDACVNNSAVGAEVYRLPPQKEETQSCPNSLEDNNLQLEKSVSIHTPVVSLSPHKNLPVDMQLKKEKKCVKLIGVPADAEALSERSGNTPNSPRLAAESKLQTEVKEGKETASKLEKETCKKSHPILYVSSKSTPETQCPQQ
- the SPDL1 gene encoding protein Spindly isoform X4 — translated: MEADIITNLRCRLKEAEEERLKAAQYGLQLVESQNELQNQLDKCRNEMMTMTESYEQEKYTLQREVELKSRMLESLSCECEAIKQQQKMHLEKLEEQLSRSHGQEVNELKTKIEKLKVELDEARLSEKQLKHQVDHQKELLSCKSEELRVMSERVQESMSSEMLALQIELTEMESMKTTLKEEVNELQYRQEQLELLITNLMRQVDRLKEEKEEREKEAVSYYNALEKARVANQDLQVQLDQALQQALDPNSKGNSLFAEVEDRRAAMERQLISMKVKYQSLKKQNVFNREQMQRMKLQIATLLQMKGSQTEFEQQERLLAMLEQKNGEIKHLLGEIRNLEKFKNLYDSMESKPSVDSGTLEDNTYYTDLLQMKLDNLNKEIESTKGELSIQRMKALFESQRALDIERKLFANERCLQLSESENMKLRAKLDELKLKYEPEETVEVPVLKKRREVLPVDITTAKDACVNNSAVGAEVYRLPPQKEETQSCPNSLEDNNLQLEKSVSIHTPVVSLSPHKNLPVDMQLKKEKKCVKLIGVPADAEALSERSGNTPNSPRLAAESKLQTEVKEGKETASKLEKETCKKSHPILYVSSKSTPETQCPQQ
- the SPDL1 gene encoding protein Spindly isoform X2, producing MEADIITNLRCRLKEAEEERLKAAQYGLQLVESQNELQNQLDKCRNEMMTMTESYEQEKYTLQREVELKSRMLESLSCECEAIKQQQKMHLEKLEEQLSRSHGQEVNELKTKIEKLKVELDEARLSEKQLKHQVDHQKELLSCKSEELRVMSERVQESMSSEMLALQIELTEMESMKTTLKEEVNELQYRQEQLELLITNLMRQVDRLKEEKEEREKEAVSYYNALEKARVANQDLQVQLDQALQQALDPNSKGNSLFAEVEDRRAAMERQLISMKVKYQSLKKQNVFNREQMQRMKLQIATLLQMKGSQTEFEQQERLLAMLEQKNGEIKHLLGEIRNLEKFKNLYDSMESKPSVDSGTLEDNTYYTDLLQMKLDNLNKEIESTKGELSIQRMKALFESQRALDIERKLFANERCLQLSESENMKLRAKLDELKLKYEPEETVEVPVLKKRREVLPVDITTAKDACVNNSAVGAEVYRLPPQKEETQSCPNSLEDNNLQLEKSVSIHTPVVSLSPHKNLPVDMQLKKEKKCVKLIGVPADAEALSERSGNTPNSPRSVSSFPPGSQQTSPSLLSRCMNCAVCFFIYFLTIACSIIPQFHLPTFNFSRTLRKTKLIAKGKDS
- the SPDL1 gene encoding protein Spindly isoform X3, which encodes MEADIITNLRCRLKEAEEERLKAAQYGLQLVESQNELQNQLDKCRNEMMTMTESYEQEKYTLQREVELKSRMLESLSCECEAIKQQQKMHLEKLEEQLSRSHGQEVNELKTKIEKLKVELDEARLSEKQLKHQVDHQKELLSCKSEELRVMSERVQESMSSEMLALQIELTEMESMKTTLKEEVNELQYRQEQLELLITNLMRQVDRLKEEKEEREKEAVSYYNALEKARVANQDLQVQLDQALQQALDPNSKGNSLFAEVEDRRAAMERQLISMKVKYQSLKKQNVFNREQMQRMKMKGSQTEFEQQERLLAMLEQKNGEIKHLLGEIRNLEKFKNLYDSMESKPSVDSGTLEDNTYYTDLLQMKLDNLNKEIESTKGELSIQRMKALFESQRALDIERKLFANERCLQLSESENMKLRAKLDELKLKYEPEETVEVPVLKKRREVLPVDITTAKDACVNNSAVGAEVYRLPPQKEETQSCPNSLEDNNLQLEKSVSIHTPVVSLSPHKNLPVDMQLKKEKKCVKLIGVPADAEALSERSGNTPNSPRLAAESKLQTEVKEGKETASKLEKETCNRMLSKGSKKHFGRLRRVDRLSPGIRDQPGLHGKTPYLQKISWA